In Gemmatimonadetes bacterium SCN 70-22, the following are encoded in one genomic region:
- a CDS encoding 7-carboxy-7-deazaguanine synthase: MYAVKEIFYTLQGEGVHAGRAAVFCRFAGCNLWTGREQDRASATCTFCDTDFVGVGPEGGRFATAAELAEAVRQRWPSGAGGRPYVVCTGGEPLLQLDAAAVEALHAAGFEVAVETNGTQPAPPGIDWTCVSPKAGAPLVLTSGDELKLVYPQPDAPPERFAWLDFRHFSLQPMDGPLVGEHTAAALAYCLAHPQWRLSVQTHKQLGIR; this comes from the coding sequence ATGTACGCCGTCAAGGAGATCTTCTACACCCTGCAGGGCGAGGGGGTGCACGCCGGACGGGCCGCGGTCTTCTGCCGCTTCGCCGGGTGCAACCTGTGGACGGGGCGCGAGCAGGACCGCGCGTCGGCGACGTGCACGTTCTGTGACACCGACTTCGTGGGGGTGGGCCCCGAGGGGGGGCGCTTCGCCACGGCGGCGGAGCTGGCCGAGGCGGTGCGCCAGCGGTGGCCGTCAGGCGCGGGCGGGCGCCCCTACGTGGTGTGCACGGGGGGCGAGCCGTTGTTGCAGCTGGACGCCGCGGCGGTCGAGGCGCTGCACGCCGCCGGCTTCGAGGTGGCGGTGGAAACCAACGGCACGCAGCCGGCACCGCCCGGGATCGACTGGACCTGCGTGAGTCCCAAGGCCGGCGCGCCGCTGGTGCTGACGTCGGGCGACGAGCTGAAGCTCGTCTACCCGCAGCCCGACGCCCCACCCGAGCGTTTCGCGTGGCTCGATTTCCGCCATTTCTCCCTGCAGCCCATGGACGGTCCGCTGGTGGGCGAGCACACCGCCGCCGCCCTGGCCTACTGCCTCGCCCACCCCCAGTGGCGCCTCAGCGTGCAGACCCACAAGCAGCTGGGGATCCGCTAG
- a CDS encoding 6-carboxytetrahydropterin synthase QueD: MLIFKEFSFESAHRLPNVPEGHKCARLHGHSFHVRVCVGGAVGERSGWVMDFADIKAAVKPVHDRLDHRYLNEIPGLENPTSEVLARWIWRALAPALTGLAEVQVRETCTSGCIYRGEDEGVPTA; encoded by the coding sequence ATGTTGATCTTCAAGGAATTCAGCTTCGAGTCGGCCCACCGGCTCCCCAACGTCCCGGAGGGGCACAAGTGCGCGCGGTTGCATGGGCACTCGTTCCACGTTCGCGTGTGCGTGGGCGGGGCGGTCGGGGAGAGGTCGGGATGGGTCATGGATTTCGCCGACATCAAGGCGGCGGTGAAGCCGGTCCACGACCGGCTCGACCACCGCTACCTGAACGAGATCCCGGGGCTGGAGAATCCGACCAGCGAGGTGCTGGCGCGATGGATCTGGCGAGCGCTCGCCCCGGCGCTCACGGGGCTGGCGGAGGTCCAGGTGCGCGAGACGTGCACGTCGGGGTGCATCTACCGCGGTGAGGACGAAGGGGTGCCCACGGCTTGA
- a CDS encoding RND transporter, with amino-acid sequence MDIKREAPKKTKRNVLIAVGVVALTATTLALSNLEARPPSVSRSELWVDSVQRGTMVRQVRAPGTLVPENIRYVAAVTAGRVEARPLRPGSRVTATTILLELSNPEVQLQALEAQRQLTQAEQDLVTLRTTLETNRLNQASQVAQVRTLRANALRDATVIEGLDAKGLSSKNEVERARDQVKELDTRLELEVQRLDIMTAAMQEQLAKARANLEQVRQVARFQAERVASMRVMSGLDGELQTLPLELGQWVVPGQTLATVAQPGRLKAVLRVPETQAKDIVVGQKTAVDTRNGIIPGKVMRVDPISQNGTVTVEIALEGELPKGARADLSVDGVIELERLDNVMYVGRPAYGQPEQAIGLFRIEPDGKTATRISVKLGRASVSTIEVLQGLQTRDSVIISDMSRFDNVNRVRIDR; translated from the coding sequence GTGGACATCAAGCGAGAAGCCCCGAAGAAGACCAAGCGCAACGTGCTCATCGCCGTGGGCGTGGTGGCACTGACAGCGACGACGCTGGCGCTCAGCAACCTCGAGGCACGCCCCCCGAGCGTGTCGCGGAGCGAGCTGTGGGTGGACTCCGTGCAGCGCGGAACGATGGTGCGGCAGGTGCGCGCCCCGGGGACACTCGTGCCCGAGAACATCCGGTACGTCGCCGCGGTGACGGCGGGGCGGGTGGAAGCGCGCCCGCTGCGCCCCGGATCGCGCGTGACGGCCACGACGATCCTGCTCGAGCTGTCGAACCCGGAAGTGCAGCTGCAGGCCCTCGAGGCGCAGCGGCAGCTGACGCAGGCCGAACAGGACCTGGTGACGCTGCGCACCACGCTGGAGACCAACCGCCTCAACCAGGCCTCGCAGGTCGCGCAAGTCCGGACGCTGCGGGCGAACGCCCTTCGCGACGCGACGGTCATCGAGGGGCTCGACGCCAAGGGGCTCTCGTCGAAGAACGAGGTCGAGCGTGCGCGCGACCAGGTGAAGGAGCTCGACACGCGGCTCGAGCTCGAGGTGCAGCGCCTGGACATCATGACGGCGGCCATGCAGGAGCAGCTCGCGAAGGCGCGGGCGAACCTGGAGCAGGTGCGCCAGGTGGCCCGCTTCCAGGCGGAGCGCGTGGCGTCGATGCGGGTGATGTCGGGGCTGGACGGCGAGCTGCAGACGCTCCCGCTGGAGCTGGGGCAGTGGGTGGTGCCGGGGCAGACGCTCGCCACGGTGGCGCAGCCGGGCCGGCTCAAGGCGGTGTTGCGGGTGCCGGAGACGCAGGCCAAGGACATCGTCGTCGGGCAGAAGACGGCGGTGGATACCCGCAACGGGATCATCCCGGGGAAGGTGATGCGAGTGGACCCCATCTCGCAGAACGGGACGGTCACCGTGGAGATCGCGCTCGAGGGTGAGCTTCCCAAGGGGGCGCGGGCCGACCTGTCGGTGGACGGGGTGATCGAGCTGGAACGGCTGGACAACGTGATGTACGTCGGCCGCCCGGCCTATGGGCAGCCGGAGCAGGCGATCGGGCTCTTCCGCATCGAGCCCGACGGGAAGACGGCGACGCGCATCAGTGTCAAGCTGGGGCGCGCGTCGGTGAGCACGATCGAGGTCCTCCAGGGCCTGCAGACCCGCGACAGCGTCATCATCTCCGACATGTCGCGCTTCGACAACGTGAACCGGGTGAGAATCGACCGATGA
- a CDS encoding ABC transporter ATP-binding protein, translating to MTMPNDLPAAAAEPLIRMTGIKKIFYTDEVETHALADIHLDIHPGEYVAINGPSGCGKTTLLSILGLLDTPTGGTYTLGTEDVSDLSAADRARIRNRQIGFIFQAFNLIGDLTVYENVELPLTYRGMAAAERKKRVLEALERVGMSHRVKHYPSQLSGGQQQRVAVARAVAGDPAILLADEPTGNLDSTNGEAVMELLRELHRGGATICMVTHDPRYARHADRSIHLFDGRVVDEMAGAPA from the coding sequence ATGACCATGCCTAACGACCTGCCGGCCGCGGCCGCGGAGCCCCTCATCCGCATGACGGGGATCAAGAAGATCTTCTACACCGACGAGGTGGAGACGCACGCGCTGGCCGACATCCACCTCGACATCCATCCCGGCGAGTACGTGGCGATCAACGGCCCGTCGGGGTGCGGCAAGACGACGCTGCTGTCGATCCTCGGCCTCCTCGACACCCCGACGGGGGGGACGTACACGCTCGGGACCGAGGACGTCTCCGACCTCTCGGCCGCCGACCGCGCGCGCATCCGCAACCGGCAGATCGGCTTCATCTTCCAGGCGTTCAACCTCATCGGCGACCTCACGGTGTACGAGAACGTGGAGCTGCCGCTCACCTACCGCGGGATGGCGGCCGCCGAGCGCAAGAAGCGGGTCCTGGAGGCGCTGGAGCGGGTGGGGATGTCGCACCGCGTGAAGCACTACCCGTCGCAGCTGTCGGGGGGGCAGCAGCAGCGCGTGGCGGTGGCGCGCGCGGTGGCGGGCGACCCCGCCATCCTCCTGGCCGACGAGCCGACGGGGAACCTCGACTCGACGAACGGCGAGGCGGTGATGGAGCTGTTGCGCGAGCTGCACCGTGGCGGGGCGACGATCTGCATGGTCACGCACGATCCGCGGTATGCGCGCCACGCCGACCGGTCGATCCACCTGTTCGACGGGCGCGTGGTGGACGAGATGGCGGGGGCCCCGGCGTGA
- a CDS encoding phosphonate ABC transporter ATP-binding protein, giving the protein MRGIEKAFDTPAGKSYVLRRVSLDIAPGEFITIMGPSGAGKSTLLSILGMFDGAWTGEYAFRNHPVHALSGKARLALNRKHIGFVFQQYHLLDDLTVAENLDVPLSYRDVPRDRRAAIVADTLDRFQIVGKKDLYPNQLSGGQQQLVGVARAVIANPSLLLADEPTGNLHSSQAREIMELFVTLNRAGTTIVQVTHSEENAQYGSRIVTVRDGWIVSDMKTGDGRGETGDR; this is encoded by the coding sequence ATGCGCGGGATCGAGAAGGCGTTCGACACGCCGGCGGGCAAGTCGTACGTCCTGCGCCGCGTCTCCCTCGACATCGCGCCGGGAGAGTTCATCACGATCATGGGGCCGTCGGGCGCGGGGAAGTCGACGCTCCTGTCGATCCTCGGGATGTTCGATGGCGCGTGGACGGGCGAGTACGCCTTCCGGAACCACCCCGTGCACGCGCTATCGGGCAAGGCACGGCTGGCGCTCAACCGGAAGCACATCGGCTTCGTCTTCCAGCAGTACCACCTGCTCGACGACCTCACCGTGGCCGAGAACCTCGACGTGCCGCTGTCGTATCGCGACGTCCCGCGCGACCGACGCGCGGCGATCGTGGCCGACACGCTGGACCGTTTCCAGATCGTGGGGAAGAAGGACCTCTATCCGAACCAGCTCTCCGGCGGGCAGCAGCAGTTGGTGGGCGTGGCGCGCGCCGTGATCGCCAATCCCTCGCTCCTCCTGGCCGACGAGCCGACGGGGAACCTCCACTCGTCCCAGGCCCGCGAGATCATGGAGCTGTTCGTCACCCTCAACCGGGCGGGGACGACGATCGTCCAGGTGACCCACTCCGAGGAGAACGCGCAGTATGGGAGCCGGATCGTGACGGTGCGCGACGGGTGGATCGTATCGGACATGAAGACGGGGGACGGGAGAGGGGAGACGGGCGATCGGTAG
- a CDS encoding sigma-54-dependent Fis family transcriptional regulator encodes MPPPLPRILIADDQPDILEALRLLLREAGYHIETARSPMEVLEAVRGREYDAILADLNYTRDTTSGREGLELLQHLLALDATLPIVVMTAWASIDTAVEAMRRGAHDYVEKPWDNARLVATVRNAVELGRALRRAQRLEHENSALRAASSSLPALIAESPAMRPVLQLMERVGPSDANVLITGEHGTGKELVATWLHAASPRAARGFVAVNMGGLSEGVFESELFGHVKGAFTDARADRAGRFELADGGTIFLDEIANITPSQQSKLLRVLQSGDLERVGSSRVRRVDVRVLSATNAELQDEVRTGRFREDLLFRLNTIEIHLPPLRERRDDISLLAHAFLRRHAGRYRKALEGFEPAAMQALLEHPWPGNIRELGHVVERAVLLAQGGAIRAVDLALRGAGGAAPRYEDLPLEDVEQILIRKALARHGGNVSHAARALGLSRSALYRRLEHFRIESGNEG; translated from the coding sequence ATGCCCCCGCCCCTTCCGCGCATCCTCATCGCCGACGACCAGCCGGACATCCTCGAGGCGTTGCGCCTGCTGCTCAGGGAGGCGGGGTACCACATCGAGACGGCGCGCTCGCCGATGGAGGTGCTGGAGGCGGTGCGCGGCCGCGAATACGACGCGATCCTGGCCGACCTCAACTACACGCGCGACACCACGTCGGGGCGCGAGGGGCTCGAGCTGCTGCAGCACCTGCTCGCCCTCGATGCGACGCTCCCGATCGTGGTGATGACGGCCTGGGCGAGCATCGATACCGCGGTGGAGGCGATGCGGCGCGGGGCGCACGACTATGTCGAGAAGCCCTGGGACAACGCGCGACTGGTCGCGACCGTGCGCAACGCGGTGGAGCTGGGACGGGCGCTCAGGCGCGCCCAGCGGCTGGAGCACGAGAACTCGGCGCTGCGCGCCGCGTCGTCCTCGCTCCCCGCGCTCATCGCCGAGTCGCCGGCGATGCGCCCCGTGTTGCAGCTGATGGAGCGCGTCGGGCCGTCGGATGCCAACGTCCTCATCACCGGCGAGCACGGGACGGGGAAGGAGCTGGTGGCGACCTGGCTGCACGCCGCATCGCCGCGCGCGGCGCGCGGCTTCGTGGCGGTCAACATGGGAGGACTCTCCGAAGGCGTCTTCGAGAGCGAACTGTTCGGCCACGTGAAGGGGGCCTTCACCGACGCCCGCGCGGACCGCGCCGGCCGGTTCGAGCTCGCCGACGGCGGGACGATCTTCCTGGACGAGATCGCGAACATCACACCGTCGCAGCAGAGCAAGCTGCTGCGGGTGCTGCAGTCGGGAGACCTCGAGCGGGTGGGCTCCTCCCGGGTGCGCCGGGTGGACGTCCGCGTCCTCTCGGCGACCAACGCGGAGTTGCAGGACGAGGTGCGCACGGGGCGCTTCCGTGAAGACCTCCTGTTCCGCCTGAACACGATCGAGATCCACCTGCCGCCGCTGCGCGAGCGCCGCGACGACATCTCCCTCCTGGCGCATGCCTTCCTGCGGCGGCACGCGGGGCGGTACCGGAAGGCGCTCGAGGGGTTCGAGCCGGCGGCGATGCAGGCGCTGTTGGAGCACCCCTGGCCGGGGAACATCCGCGAGCTGGGGCACGTGGTGGAGCGGGCGGTCCTCCTGGCGCAGGGCGGGGCGATTCGCGCGGTCGACCTCGCCCTCCGGGGCGCCGGGGGGGCGGCGCCACGCTACGAGGACCTCCCGCTGGAGGACGTGGAACAGATCCTGATCCGCAAGGCGCTGGCCCGGCACGGCGGGAACGTGTCGCACGCCGCCAGGGCGCTGGGGCTGAGCCGGAGCGCGCTCTACCGTCGTCTCGAGCACTTCCGCATCGAGTCCGGGAACGAGGGGTGA
- a CDS encoding PAS domain-containing sensor histidine kinase — protein MSHERRVFLLALGAGLPGVVATLALLWSGNFSSQATWTLGGFVAGTWLIIAFALRDRVVRPLQTLSNMLAALREGDFSLRARLEHGDDALALALLEVNMLGDTLRSQRRGALEAGSLLRAVMAEIDVAIFTFDEGDALRLVNRAGEYLLNQHVEQLVGKRAAALALDTLLRGPSPQVYHRSFPGRAGRWEVRRTTFRQEGRPHTLLVIADVTKSLREEELQAWQRLVRVLSHEINNSLAPIKSIAGTLQGLVDRQAASHDAGGDMRRGLSIIASRADALSRFMSSYARLARLPAPSKRATSVGELVQRVAAVEQRLAVRVAPGPEAVVHADRDQLEQALINLVRNAVDAAMETAGGVEVTWRSDAGRVELLVRDEGPGLAATANLFVPFFTTKPQGTGIGLVLARQIAEAHGGILTLENRPDRGGCVATLSIPAESR, from the coding sequence TTGTCGCACGAGCGGCGCGTCTTCCTGCTCGCGTTAGGCGCCGGGCTCCCGGGCGTGGTGGCCACGCTCGCCCTCCTCTGGTCGGGGAACTTCTCCTCCCAGGCCACCTGGACGCTGGGCGGCTTCGTGGCCGGCACGTGGCTGATCATCGCCTTCGCCCTTCGCGACCGGGTGGTGCGCCCGCTGCAGACGCTGTCCAACATGCTGGCGGCGTTGCGCGAGGGCGACTTCTCGCTGCGCGCCCGCCTGGAGCATGGCGACGATGCGCTGGCCCTGGCCCTCCTCGAGGTCAACATGCTGGGCGACACGCTGCGCTCCCAGCGCCGGGGGGCCCTGGAGGCCGGTTCGCTGCTGCGCGCCGTGATGGCCGAGATCGACGTCGCCATCTTCACCTTCGACGAGGGCGACGCGTTGCGGCTGGTGAACCGGGCGGGCGAATACCTGCTCAACCAGCACGTGGAACAGCTGGTCGGGAAGCGCGCCGCGGCCCTCGCCCTCGACACGCTCCTGCGCGGCCCCTCGCCGCAAGTGTACCACCGGTCGTTTCCCGGGCGCGCGGGACGCTGGGAGGTGCGGCGCACGACGTTCCGGCAGGAGGGGCGCCCGCACACGTTGCTCGTGATCGCCGACGTGACGAAGAGCCTGCGCGAGGAGGAGCTGCAAGCATGGCAGCGGCTGGTCCGCGTCCTGAGCCACGAGATCAACAACTCGCTCGCCCCCATCAAGTCCATCGCCGGGACCCTGCAGGGGCTCGTGGACCGGCAGGCGGCGTCCCACGATGCCGGCGGCGACATGCGGCGCGGCCTGTCGATCATCGCCAGCCGCGCGGACGCACTCTCGCGCTTCATGAGCAGCTATGCGCGGCTGGCACGGCTCCCGGCGCCAAGCAAGCGCGCCACCAGCGTGGGCGAGCTGGTGCAACGCGTGGCGGCGGTCGAGCAGCGCCTCGCGGTGCGCGTGGCGCCCGGCCCCGAGGCGGTCGTGCACGCGGATCGCGACCAGCTGGAGCAGGCGCTCATCAACCTCGTGCGCAACGCCGTGGATGCGGCGATGGAGACGGCGGGCGGCGTCGAGGTCACCTGGCGGAGCGATGCCGGGCGCGTCGAGCTGCTCGTGCGGGACGAGGGGCCCGGCCTGGCCGCCACGGCCAACCTCTTCGTCCCATTCTTCACCACCAAGCCGCAGGGGACGGGGATCGGACTGGTGCTGGCGCGTCAGATCGCCGAGGCGCACGGCGGGATCCTCACGCTCGAGAACCGCCCGGACCGCGGCGGGTGCGTGGCGACGCTGTCGATCCCCGCCGAATCTCGTTAG
- a CDS encoding peptidase S9 — MHSARLLLGAVAVALLPFAKGDAQPGGPYLRLEQYLDWEDVQSPRLSPDGKQVIYTRRWIDKLNDRWESSLWIMNVDGSRSRFLVNGGSVEWSPDGQRIAYIARGEPAGAQIFVRWMDAEGAVSQVTRLTEAPSDIQWSPDGKSIAFRMAVPYREAWSIPLPAAPKGAKWVEPPRIVTKLDYRQDRQGFTDDAYQHVFVVSADGGTPRQLTSGNWDHGARQWMPDGKSVVFSANRVPDAEYSWRQSDVYAVDVASGAIRQLTTRSGPDGQPVPSPDGKLIAYTGYDYTTDTWRDQQLYVMNADGSNPRPLTPQLDRSPAGLIWAADGSGIYFTVENEGSRNLYFASLGGEVRPVTKGAHVLTVTDIGKGGIAVGTASTAARPNDVVTFPLLRPEPRAITAVNDDILAGKTLGAQEEVWYTSVDGYRIQGWIVKPPDFDPARKYPLMLEIHGGPHAMYNVGFNFARQNHAAEGYVLLYTNPRGSTGYGSAFGNAIKNAYPGKDFDDLMAGVDTVVNRGYIDPARLYVFGCSGGGVLTAWIVGHTDRFAAASSNCPVTNWMSFVGTTDGPSWYRNFEKPFWEDPSEHLRRSPIMYVGNVKTPTMLMTGVLDLRTPMPQTEEFYMALKYRKVPTAMIRFNNEWHGTSSTPSNFLRTQLYLRSWFARWPQRVAAQ; from the coding sequence ATGCATTCCGCGCGACTCCTGCTCGGCGCCGTCGCCGTCGCGCTGCTCCCGTTCGCGAAGGGCGACGCCCAGCCCGGCGGACCGTACCTTCGCCTCGAGCAATACCTCGACTGGGAGGACGTCCAGTCGCCGCGGCTCTCGCCCGACGGGAAGCAGGTGATCTACACCCGCCGCTGGATCGACAAGCTCAACGACCGGTGGGAGTCGTCGCTCTGGATCATGAACGTCGACGGCTCGAGGAGCCGGTTCCTCGTGAACGGCGGGTCGGTCGAGTGGTCACCCGACGGGCAGCGCATCGCCTACATCGCCCGCGGCGAGCCGGCCGGCGCCCAGATCTTCGTCCGGTGGATGGACGCCGAGGGGGCGGTGTCGCAGGTGACGCGCCTGACGGAGGCGCCCAGCGACATCCAGTGGTCGCCCGACGGGAAGTCGATCGCCTTCCGCATGGCCGTTCCGTACCGCGAGGCCTGGAGCATCCCGCTCCCGGCGGCCCCGAAGGGAGCCAAGTGGGTCGAGCCGCCGCGCATCGTGACGAAGCTCGACTACCGCCAGGACCGCCAGGGGTTCACCGACGATGCCTACCAGCACGTCTTCGTCGTCTCGGCCGACGGCGGGACGCCGCGGCAGCTGACGAGCGGCAACTGGGATCACGGCGCCCGGCAGTGGATGCCCGACGGCAAGTCGGTGGTGTTCAGCGCCAATCGCGTCCCCGACGCCGAGTACTCGTGGCGGCAGAGCGACGTATACGCGGTGGACGTCGCCAGCGGCGCCATCAGGCAGCTGACGACGCGCAGCGGCCCCGATGGCCAGCCGGTTCCGTCGCCCGACGGGAAGCTCATCGCCTACACCGGCTACGACTACACGACCGACACCTGGCGTGACCAGCAGCTGTACGTGATGAACGCCGACGGGTCGAACCCGCGGCCACTCACGCCGCAACTCGACCGGTCGCCGGCGGGGCTCATCTGGGCCGCGGACGGGAGCGGGATCTACTTCACCGTGGAGAACGAGGGGTCACGCAACCTCTACTTCGCCTCCCTCGGCGGGGAGGTGCGCCCGGTGACGAAGGGGGCGCACGTCCTCACGGTCACCGACATCGGCAAGGGCGGGATCGCGGTGGGGACGGCCAGCACCGCCGCGAGGCCTAACGATGTCGTCACCTTCCCGCTGCTGCGCCCCGAGCCCAGGGCCATCACGGCGGTGAACGACGACATCCTGGCGGGGAAGACGCTGGGCGCACAGGAGGAGGTGTGGTACACGTCGGTGGACGGCTACCGCATCCAGGGATGGATCGTGAAGCCCCCCGATTTCGACCCGGCCAGGAAGTACCCGCTGATGCTGGAGATCCACGGCGGGCCGCACGCGATGTACAACGTGGGGTTCAACTTCGCGCGCCAGAACCACGCGGCCGAGGGGTACGTCCTGCTCTACACCAACCCGCGCGGCTCCACGGGGTACGGCAGCGCCTTCGGCAACGCGATCAAGAATGCGTACCCGGGAAAGGACTTCGACGACCTGATGGCCGGGGTCGACACGGTGGTCAATCGCGGCTACATCGACCCCGCGCGCCTGTACGTCTTCGGCTGCTCCGGCGGCGGCGTGCTGACGGCGTGGATCGTGGGACACACGGATCGCTTCGCCGCCGCCAGCTCCAACTGCCCGGTGACCAACTGGATGAGCTTCGTCGGGACGACCGATGGGCCGTCCTGGTACCGCAACTTCGAGAAGCCGTTCTGGGAGGACCCGAGCGAGCACCTGCGTCGCTCGCCGATCATGTACGTCGGCAACGTGAAGACGCCGACCATGCTGATGACGGGCGTTCTCGACCTGCGCACGCCGATGCCGCAGACCGAGGAGTTCTACATGGCGCTGAAGTATCGCAAGGTGCCGACGGCAATGATCCGCTTCAACAACGAGTGGCACGGGACGTCGTCGACGCCGTCCAACTTCCTGCGAACGCAGCTGTACCTGCGGAGCTGGTTCGCCCGCTGGCCGCAGCGGGTGGCGGCGCAGTAG